Proteins from a single region of Hymenobacter aquaticus:
- a CDS encoding DUF4288 domain-containing protein gives MSKILNENQWKLETAAASAVASITIHFPWPDVDQLKHLVPEKRKAAIDDLMRGHLDQVVGSGLLQSHTIEYVGHRRPRSLKAEVVIENLPVLCQLPDVDRISILNVAGLRKKRQRSSKRLEFYCVKMTVAIQIEGDDHGMQSYEERYVLIKAASFEDAYERLEATRADYGKPYLNSDGYFVRWQIESLDDCYQTIIESTAEFSQPEGVEVFSVLKKRKLTPERAWDGK, from the coding sequence ATGTCCAAAATCCTGAATGAAAACCAGTGGAAGCTGGAAACCGCGGCGGCCTCAGCGGTGGCTTCTATAACCATCCACTTTCCCTGGCCCGACGTTGACCAGCTAAAGCATCTGGTTCCGGAAAAAAGAAAGGCCGCCATTGACGACCTCATGCGTGGTCATCTTGACCAAGTAGTTGGTTCCGGCTTGCTTCAGTCGCACACTATTGAATACGTAGGGCACCGGCGTCCCCGGAGTCTGAAAGCGGAAGTTGTTATCGAAAATCTACCGGTACTATGCCAGTTGCCAGACGTAGACCGGATATCCATTCTCAACGTTGCCGGCCTTCGAAAGAAGCGGCAGCGCTCTTCGAAAAGGCTGGAGTTTTACTGTGTAAAAATGACTGTCGCCATTCAAATCGAGGGCGACGACCACGGAATGCAGTCCTATGAGGAGCGTTACGTGCTAATCAAGGCCGCCTCTTTCGAGGACGCCTACGAGCGTCTGGAAGCTACACGTGCCGACTATGGTAAGCCGTATCTGAACTCCGATGGCTACTTCGTGCGCTGGCAAATAGAAAGCTTGGATGACTGTTACCAGACCATCATTGAGTCTACGGCAGAATTCAGCCAACCAGAAGGAGTTGAAGTCTTTTCTGTTCTGAAGAAGCGTAAGCTCACGCCGGAGCGGGCCTGGGACGGGAAATAA
- a CDS encoding glycerol-3-phosphate dehydrogenase/oxidase, which yields MPTASSSPFDRATLLHRLTSQPEWDLLVIGGGATGLGVALDGLSRGYSTLLLEQADFAKGTSSRSTKLVHGGVRYLAQGDLALVREALHERGLLLQNAPHLVKNQDFIIPNYSWWGGPFYTLGLKMYDVLAGKRSLGTSEHLSRAETLRRLGTLRPEGLRGGVLYHDGQFDDARLAVNLAQTGIELGGTLLNHFPVTGLRKDAHGRVTGVTATDAETGRSYSLRAKTVVNATGIFVDDIRQLDAPGTTKLVRPSQGVHIVLDRAFLPGDAALMIPSTDDGRVLFVVPWHGRVVLGTTDTPLAEASLEPRALEEEISFILRTAGRYLSRPPRRQDALSIFAGLRPLAAPQNGSAQTKEISRSHKILVAASGLLTITGGKWTTYRRMGQDVVDRAIALGQLPPAPSQTAHLPIHGAQPTADHSAHLSVYGSDQPALRRLMTEQPELAEKLDEALEFYKAEVVWAARQEMARTVEDVLARRVRVLFLDARAALRVAPTVAALLARELGRDDAWQQQQVADFSQLARGYLVN from the coding sequence ATGCCCACCGCTTCGAGCAGCCCTTTTGACCGCGCCACCCTACTGCACCGCCTCACCAGCCAGCCCGAGTGGGACCTGCTCGTTATCGGGGGCGGGGCCACGGGACTGGGCGTGGCGCTGGATGGCCTGAGCCGGGGCTACAGCACGCTGCTGCTGGAGCAGGCCGATTTTGCCAAGGGCACCAGCAGCCGCAGCACCAAGCTCGTGCACGGCGGGGTGCGCTACCTGGCCCAGGGCGACTTGGCCCTGGTGCGGGAGGCGCTGCACGAGCGGGGCTTGCTGCTGCAAAACGCGCCCCACCTGGTCAAAAACCAGGATTTCATTATTCCGAACTACTCGTGGTGGGGTGGGCCGTTTTACACGCTGGGCCTGAAAATGTACGACGTGCTGGCCGGCAAGCGGAGCCTGGGCACGTCGGAGCACCTGAGTCGGGCCGAGACGCTGCGCCGGCTGGGTACGCTCAGGCCGGAAGGGCTGCGGGGCGGGGTGCTCTACCACGACGGGCAGTTCGACGATGCGCGCCTAGCCGTGAACCTGGCCCAGACGGGCATCGAGCTGGGCGGCACGCTGCTCAACCACTTCCCCGTGACGGGCCTGCGCAAGGACGCCCACGGCCGGGTAACGGGCGTAACGGCCACCGACGCGGAAACCGGCCGCTCCTACTCGCTCCGCGCCAAAACGGTGGTGAATGCCACCGGCATTTTCGTGGACGACATCCGGCAGCTCGACGCGCCCGGCACCACGAAGCTGGTGCGGCCCAGCCAGGGCGTACACATCGTGCTGGACCGCGCCTTTCTGCCCGGCGACGCGGCCCTGATGATTCCGAGCACCGACGACGGAAGGGTGCTGTTTGTGGTGCCCTGGCACGGCCGCGTGGTGCTGGGCACCACCGATACGCCTTTGGCAGAAGCCAGCCTGGAGCCGCGGGCCCTGGAGGAGGAAATTTCGTTTATCCTGCGCACGGCCGGCCGCTACCTTTCCCGTCCGCCCCGGCGCCAAGACGCGCTGAGCATCTTTGCCGGCTTGCGCCCCCTGGCCGCGCCCCAGAACGGCTCGGCCCAGACCAAGGAAATTTCGCGCAGCCACAAGATTCTGGTGGCGGCCAGCGGCCTGCTGACCATCACGGGCGGCAAGTGGACCACCTACCGCCGCATGGGCCAGGACGTGGTAGACCGGGCCATTGCCCTGGGCCAGCTGCCGCCCGCCCCCAGCCAGACGGCCCACCTGCCCATTCACGGCGCCCAGCCCACCGCCGACCACAGCGCCCACCTGAGCGTGTACGGCTCCGACCAGCCCGCCCTGCGCCGGCTGATGACCGAGCAGCCCGAGCTGGCCGAAAAGCTGGACGAAGCCCTGGAGTTCTACAAAGCCGAGGTAGTGTGGGCCGCCCGCCAAGAAATGGCCCGCACCGTGGAAGACGTGCTGGCCCGCCGGGTGCGGGTGCTGTTCCTGGACGCCCGCGCCGCCCTGCGCGTAGCCCCGACGGTGGCGGCCCTGCTGGCCCGGGAGCTGGGCCGCGACGACGCGTGGCAGCAGCAGCAGGTAGCCGATTTCTCGCAGCTGGCCCGGGGATATTTGGTGAATTAG
- a CDS encoding ChaN family lipoprotein, with translation MLKKLLLLPLLMLLLSFSPAADKPAYRLFTGRGKPAGYDKMLQELAAADVVFFGEQHNDPIGHWLELQLAKDLLRLRQGQLVLGLEMFERDVQPLVDAYATGELADKEFAEQSRPWPNYATDYQPLLQLAREQKFRVVATNVPRRYASQVAKGSLAVLDELPAAEKAWLAPLPLTVDYALPGYKNMAQMFGGDAAHAAGVQNIIQAQALKDATMAHFLNQARPAGHLLLHINGSYHSDNHDGILAYLRQLNPGLRVRTISTVLQAQLGRLDKEHAQKADFVLVVPQDMTKTY, from the coding sequence ATGCTGAAAAAACTCCTGCTTCTCCCGCTGCTCATGCTGCTGCTCAGCTTTAGCCCCGCCGCCGACAAGCCCGCCTACCGCCTGTTTACCGGCCGCGGCAAGCCCGCCGGCTACGACAAGATGCTGCAAGAGCTGGCCGCGGCCGACGTCGTGTTTTTCGGGGAGCAGCACAACGACCCCATCGGCCACTGGCTGGAGCTGCAACTGGCCAAAGACCTGTTGCGCCTCCGGCAAGGGCAGCTGGTGCTGGGCCTGGAAATGTTTGAGCGCGACGTGCAACCCCTGGTCGATGCCTACGCCACCGGGGAGCTGGCCGACAAGGAGTTTGCGGAGCAAAGCCGCCCCTGGCCCAACTACGCCACCGACTACCAGCCCCTGCTCCAGTTGGCCCGGGAACAGAAGTTTCGGGTGGTAGCTACCAACGTGCCGCGCCGTTACGCCTCCCAGGTTGCCAAGGGCAGCCTGGCGGTGCTGGACGAACTGCCCGCCGCCGAAAAAGCCTGGCTGGCGCCCCTGCCGCTCACCGTCGACTATGCGCTGCCCGGCTATAAGAACATGGCCCAGATGTTCGGCGGCGACGCGGCCCACGCGGCCGGGGTGCAGAACATCATCCAGGCCCAGGCCCTAAAGGATGCTACGATGGCCCATTTCCTGAACCAGGCCCGGCCCGCCGGCCACCTGCTGCTCCATATCAACGGCAGCTACCACTCCGACAACCACGACGGAATCCTGGCCTACCTGCGCCAGCTGAACCCGGGGCTGCGGGTGCGCACCATTAGCACCGTGTTGCAGGCGCAGCTGGGCCGGCTGGACAAAGAGCACGCGCAGAAAGCCGATTTCGTGCTGGTCGTACCCCAGGACATGACCAAGACGTATTAA
- a CDS encoding antibiotic biosynthesis monooxygenase family protein, which translates to MNRDMPAIITRIWHGTTAALDADAYLEYLQQSGIADYKNTPGNLGVQVLRRLAGDVCHFWTVTRWDSYESIRQFAGPDYDKARYYPEDARYLLEFEPTVLHCETFEF; encoded by the coding sequence ATGAATAGAGACATGCCCGCCATCATCACCCGCATCTGGCACGGCACTACCGCCGCCCTCGACGCCGACGCCTACCTGGAGTATTTGCAGCAGTCCGGCATTGCCGACTACAAAAACACCCCCGGCAACCTCGGCGTGCAGGTGCTGCGCCGCCTCGCCGGCGACGTCTGCCACTTCTGGACCGTCACCCGCTGGGACAGCTACGAGAGCATCCGCCAGTTTGCCGGCCCCGACTACGACAAGGCCCGCTACTACCCCGAGGATGCGCGGTACCTGCTGGAGTTCGAGCCCACGGTACTGCACTGCGAAACCTTCGAGTTTTAA
- a CDS encoding penicillin acylase family protein, translating to MIRFLVAFFLLGFGVTTGWAQTFTPAEIARWRQQARQVTIVRDTWGVPHVTGKTDADAVFGLLYAQCEDDFARVEENYIVNIGRLAEVEGEAAIYQDLRARLFLDSTQAISIYQKSPLWMKQLLQAFADGTNFYLYSHPTVRPRLLRRFQPWMPLMFSEGSIGGNISVVPLERLKNFYSQRKSTSWQRPDFERPDREPVGSNGFAIAPSKSASGHALLLINPHTSFYFRPEVHVSSAAGLNAYGAVTWGQFFVYQGFNEHCGWMHTSSFADSMDEYLETIEQQDGKYLYRYGGKLRPVQQGTISIAYKQADGSLGQKKFTTFRTHHGPVVGQQADNKWVTVRMMDTPLEALEQSYLRTKATDYASFREVMKLNGNASNNTVFADGKGTIAYWHGNFLPRRDPQFDWSMPVDGSNPKTEWQGLHKVEEIVQVKNPASGWLQNCNATPFTVAGPSSPKREQYPAYMAPDAENYRGINAVRVLSRKPLFTLDTLIAAAKDPYLAGFEELLPALAKDFQYLLDSTNPPEGEVVEAMKLLRGWDRRYSKTSVAQTLAIYWGERIQKLARTRVTPDLRLDNLSFTAFVIAKTSPQEKAAALQETLDELTRDFGTWKMPWGEVNRFQRLTGNIQEIYDDKQPSLPVAFTSSAWGSLAAFGAKAAPNTKKRYGYVGNSFIAVVEFGPRVKARSVLAGGNHHQPASPHFTDQAGLYAEENFKDVLFYPEDIRQHAERTYSPGQ from the coding sequence ATGATACGGTTTCTGGTAGCGTTTTTTCTGCTCGGCTTCGGCGTTACGACCGGCTGGGCCCAGACTTTTACCCCGGCCGAAATTGCCCGCTGGCGGCAGCAGGCCCGGCAGGTCACCATCGTGCGCGACACCTGGGGCGTGCCGCACGTGACGGGCAAAACCGACGCCGACGCGGTATTTGGCCTGCTCTACGCCCAGTGCGAGGACGATTTTGCCCGCGTCGAGGAAAACTACATCGTCAATATTGGGCGACTGGCCGAGGTGGAGGGCGAGGCGGCCATCTACCAGGACTTGCGGGCCCGGCTGTTTCTGGACAGCACCCAGGCCATCAGCATCTACCAGAAAAGCCCGCTGTGGATGAAGCAGCTGCTCCAGGCCTTTGCCGACGGCACCAACTTCTACCTCTACTCCCACCCCACCGTGCGGCCCCGGCTATTGCGCCGCTTCCAGCCCTGGATGCCCTTGATGTTCAGTGAGGGCAGCATCGGGGGCAACATCAGCGTAGTGCCGCTCGAGCGGCTCAAGAACTTTTACAGCCAGCGCAAGTCAACCTCGTGGCAGCGGCCCGACTTCGAGCGGCCCGACCGGGAGCCGGTGGGTTCCAACGGCTTTGCCATTGCCCCCAGCAAAAGCGCCAGTGGCCACGCCCTGCTGCTGATTAACCCCCACACCTCGTTCTACTTCCGCCCCGAAGTGCACGTGAGCAGCGCCGCCGGCCTGAATGCCTACGGGGCCGTGACCTGGGGCCAGTTTTTCGTGTACCAGGGCTTCAATGAGCACTGTGGCTGGATGCACACCTCCAGCTTTGCCGACTCGATGGACGAGTACCTGGAAACCATTGAGCAGCAGGACGGCAAATACCTGTACCGCTACGGCGGCAAGCTGCGCCCCGTGCAGCAGGGCACGATTTCCATTGCCTACAAGCAGGCCGACGGCAGCCTCGGGCAGAAGAAGTTCACTACGTTCCGGACCCACCACGGGCCGGTCGTGGGCCAGCAGGCCGACAACAAGTGGGTGACGGTGCGCATGATGGATACGCCGCTGGAAGCCCTGGAACAGTCGTATCTGCGCACCAAGGCCACGGACTATGCCTCGTTCAGAGAGGTAATGAAGCTCAACGGCAACGCGTCGAACAACACCGTGTTTGCCGACGGCAAGGGCACCATTGCCTACTGGCACGGCAACTTCCTGCCCCGGCGCGACCCGCAGTTCGACTGGAGCATGCCCGTGGACGGCAGCAACCCCAAAACCGAGTGGCAGGGACTGCACAAGGTGGAGGAAATCGTGCAGGTGAAAAACCCGGCCAGCGGCTGGCTCCAGAACTGCAACGCCACGCCCTTCACCGTGGCCGGCCCGAGCAGCCCCAAGCGGGAGCAATACCCCGCCTACATGGCCCCCGACGCGGAAAACTACCGGGGCATCAACGCCGTGCGGGTGCTCAGCCGCAAGCCGCTGTTCACGCTCGATACGCTGATTGCCGCCGCCAAGGACCCGTATCTGGCCGGCTTCGAGGAGCTGCTGCCGGCCCTGGCCAAAGACTTTCAATACCTGCTCGACAGCACCAACCCGCCCGAGGGCGAGGTGGTGGAAGCCATGAAGCTGCTGCGCGGCTGGGACCGGCGCTACAGCAAAACCTCGGTGGCCCAGACCCTGGCTATTTACTGGGGCGAAAGAATCCAGAAGCTGGCCCGCACCCGCGTCACGCCCGATCTGCGGCTGGATAACCTCTCCTTCACGGCCTTCGTCATTGCTAAAACCAGCCCCCAGGAAAAGGCCGCCGCCCTGCAGGAAACCCTCGACGAGCTGACCCGGGACTTCGGCACCTGGAAGATGCCTTGGGGCGAGGTGAACCGTTTCCAGCGCCTGACCGGCAACATCCAGGAAATCTACGACGATAAGCAACCCAGTCTGCCGGTGGCCTTTACCTCTTCGGCCTGGGGCTCGTTGGCGGCCTTCGGGGCCAAAGCCGCGCCCAACACCAAGAAGCGCTACGGCTACGTGGGCAACAGCTTTATTGCCGTCGTCGAGTTTGGGCCCCGCGTGAAGGCCCGCTCGGTGCTGGCCGGCGGCAACCACCACCAGCCCGCCTCGCCCCACTTCACCGATCAAGCCGGGCTCTACGCGGAGGAAAATTTCAAGGACGTGCTGTTCTACCCCGAGGACATCCGCCAGCACGCCGAGCGGACGTATTCGCCGGGGCAGTAG
- a CDS encoding glycoside hydrolase family 97 protein yields MWTTTSRLSQWLTASTGLRLGALLLLAACSSPSGSSSAPAELEGPVNTVHSPGRKLTLRFALGSDGQPTYQLLFGSKPVVQPSRLGILLQNQPGLDQDFTIARLDSSQHDDTWQPVWGEVKSIRNRYKELAVTLLQAAKGDQKERRIVVRFRLYDDGLGFRYEFPAQPGLTYFTVQDERSEFNLPADHKAFWIPGDYDSNEYTYTTSRLSEVDTAPIEVIQQKAEPHTIQTPLMLKSDDGLYVNIHEAALVNYPALMLNVEPKGFGLTSQLVPDATNTGAKAYLQAPEHTPWRTIIVSDKAPEVLASKLILNLNEPTQLTNTAWIKPQKFVGVWWEMHVNKASWNYADTSNIKLAGTDWSKLKPNGRHGANTANVKRYIDFAARHGLQSVLVEGWNVGWEDWAGNWKEEVFDFVTPYPDFNVQELQAYAAGKGVKLMMHHETSSSVTNYERRQDEALRFMKEHGYDAVKTGYVGRIIPRGEHHDGQWMVNHYNRTAENMARQQIMVDMHEAVRPTGLHRTYPNWLASEAARGNEFNAWSSGNPPEHETILPFTRLMGGPMDYTPGIFQIQLESWNPERNKGKQVHTTLAKQLALYVTMYSPLQMAADLPEAYEKRLDAFQFIKDVPVDWDDTRILLAEPGEFLTTARQAKGKDEWYLGSITDENARPQTVKLDFLTPGQAYEATIYADAADASWDKNPMAYQIRKQRVDSNTVLKLQLAAGGGAAVSIKPVGK; encoded by the coding sequence ATGTGGACTACCACTTCCCGCCTGAGCCAGTGGCTCACGGCCAGCACCGGGCTGCGCCTGGGTGCCCTGCTGCTGCTGGCGGCCTGCTCGTCGCCTTCGGGCTCGTCCTCGGCTCCTGCTGAGCTGGAGGGCCCCGTCAATACCGTGCACTCGCCCGGCCGCAAGCTCACGCTGCGCTTCGCCCTGGGCTCCGACGGGCAGCCTACCTACCAGCTTTTGTTTGGCTCTAAGCCCGTGGTGCAGCCCAGCCGCCTGGGCATCCTGCTGCAAAACCAGCCCGGCCTCGACCAGGACTTCACCATTGCCCGCCTCGATTCCAGCCAGCACGACGACACCTGGCAGCCGGTGTGGGGCGAGGTGAAAAGCATCCGCAACCGCTACAAGGAGCTGGCCGTGACGCTGCTCCAGGCCGCCAAGGGCGACCAGAAAGAGCGCCGCATTGTGGTGCGCTTCCGCCTCTACGACGATGGCCTGGGCTTCCGCTACGAGTTTCCGGCCCAGCCCGGCCTCACCTATTTCACGGTGCAGGACGAGCGCAGCGAGTTCAACCTGCCCGCCGACCACAAAGCCTTCTGGATTCCGGGCGACTACGACTCCAACGAGTACACCTACACCACCTCGCGCCTGAGCGAGGTCGATACCGCGCCCATCGAGGTCATTCAGCAGAAAGCCGAGCCCCATACCATCCAGACGCCGCTCATGCTCAAGTCGGACGACGGGCTCTACGTGAACATTCACGAGGCGGCCCTGGTCAACTACCCGGCCCTGATGCTGAACGTGGAACCCAAAGGCTTCGGCCTGACCAGCCAGCTCGTGCCCGACGCCACCAACACGGGCGCCAAAGCCTATTTGCAGGCCCCCGAGCACACGCCCTGGCGCACCATCATCGTCAGCGACAAAGCGCCCGAGGTGCTGGCCTCCAAGCTGATTCTGAACCTGAACGAGCCCACCCAGCTCACCAACACCGCCTGGATCAAGCCCCAGAAATTCGTGGGCGTGTGGTGGGAAATGCACGTGAACAAAGCCAGCTGGAACTACGCCGACACCAGCAACATCAAGCTGGCCGGCACCGACTGGAGCAAGCTCAAGCCCAACGGCCGCCACGGGGCCAATACCGCCAATGTGAAGCGCTACATCGACTTTGCCGCCCGCCACGGCCTGCAAAGCGTGCTGGTGGAAGGCTGGAACGTGGGCTGGGAAGACTGGGCCGGCAACTGGAAAGAGGAAGTGTTCGACTTCGTGACGCCCTACCCCGATTTCAACGTGCAGGAGCTGCAAGCCTACGCCGCCGGCAAGGGCGTGAAGCTGATGATGCACCACGAAACCAGCTCCTCGGTCACGAACTACGAGCGGCGGCAGGACGAGGCCCTGCGCTTCATGAAAGAGCACGGCTACGACGCGGTGAAAACCGGCTACGTGGGCCGCATCATCCCGCGCGGCGAGCACCACGACGGCCAGTGGATGGTGAACCACTACAACCGCACCGCCGAGAACATGGCCCGCCAGCAGATTATGGTCGATATGCACGAGGCCGTGCGCCCCACCGGCCTGCACCGCACCTATCCCAACTGGCTGGCTAGTGAGGCGGCCCGCGGCAACGAGTTCAACGCCTGGAGCAGCGGCAACCCGCCCGAGCACGAAACCATCCTGCCCTTCACCCGCCTCATGGGCGGCCCGATGGACTACACGCCCGGCATCTTCCAGATTCAGCTGGAAAGCTGGAACCCTGAGCGCAACAAGGGCAAGCAGGTGCACACCACCCTGGCCAAGCAGCTGGCCCTCTACGTGACGATGTACTCGCCCTTGCAAATGGCCGCCGACCTGCCCGAAGCCTACGAAAAGCGCCTCGACGCCTTCCAGTTTATTAAAGACGTGCCCGTCGACTGGGACGATACCCGCATCCTGCTGGCCGAGCCCGGCGAGTTCCTGACCACCGCCCGCCAGGCCAAGGGCAAAGACGAGTGGTACCTGGGCTCCATCACCGACGAAAACGCCCGCCCGCAAACCGTCAAGCTCGACTTCCTGACGCCCGGCCAAGCCTACGAAGCCACCATCTACGCCGACGCCGCTGATGCCAGCTGGGACAAGAACCCGATGGCCTACCAGATCCGCAAGCAGCGGGTAGACAGCAACACGGTGCTGAAACTGCAGCTGGCCGCCGGGGGCGGCGCGGCCGTGAGCATCAAGCCGGTCGGGAAGTAG
- a CDS encoding alpha/beta fold hydrolase, translating into MTIQQRNNVRLLGQGPRVIVFVNGFGCDQNMWRYLIPAFSDSRHFTLVLYDHVGAGQSVAAAYEPSRYNSLQGYAQDLLDICHELQLSRVTAIGHSVGGMIAALAAIAEPELFEQLLLLCPSPCYLNEPDYHGGFERADLEAMLTFMETDYVGWADTFGPFIMGAPDRPSLAAELTHSLCQTNPAIARQFARVTFLSDNRQDVIGVRHPCLLVQCEQDLIAPPEVGAYLQAAIPGATLVTLPIAGHCPQLSAPGHTLNAIEAFLAG; encoded by the coding sequence ATGACTATCCAGCAACGAAACAACGTCCGGCTGCTCGGTCAGGGGCCCCGGGTCATCGTGTTTGTCAATGGGTTTGGGTGCGACCAGAACATGTGGCGCTACCTTATTCCGGCCTTTTCCGACTCCCGGCATTTCACCCTCGTGCTCTACGACCACGTCGGGGCGGGCCAGTCGGTAGCGGCGGCCTACGAGCCCAGCCGCTACAACTCGTTGCAGGGCTACGCCCAGGACCTGCTCGACATCTGCCACGAGCTGCAACTAAGCCGGGTAACCGCCATTGGGCACTCGGTGGGCGGTATGATAGCCGCGCTGGCAGCCATTGCCGAGCCCGAGCTGTTCGAACAGCTGCTGTTGCTGTGCCCGTCGCCCTGTTATCTGAATGAGCCGGACTACCACGGGGGCTTCGAGCGCGCCGACCTGGAAGCCATGCTCACCTTCATGGAAACCGATTACGTCGGCTGGGCCGATACCTTCGGGCCGTTTATCATGGGTGCCCCCGACCGTCCGTCCCTCGCCGCCGAACTGACCCACAGCCTGTGCCAGACCAACCCCGCCATTGCCCGGCAGTTTGCCCGCGTCACGTTTTTGTCCGACAACCGGCAGGACGTAATCGGCGTGCGCCACCCCTGCCTGCTGGTGCAGTGCGAGCAGGACCTGATTGCCCCGCCCGAGGTCGGGGCTTACCTGCAGGCCGCCATTCCGGGGGCGACGCTGGTTACCCTGCCCATTGCCGGCCACTGCCCGCAGCTGAGCGCCCCCGGCCACACCCTGAACGCCATTGAGGCTTTTTTGGCCGGGTAA
- a CDS encoding DUF7935 family protein, whose translation MDTTAYIFDLLKIILPALIVAGSLFYLIQNYLEKEQQRRLIELRLENSKTTLPLRLQAYERVTLLLERITPNNLLVRLSSSGQTASEYHRVLLTEIRAEFEHNLSQQLYMSPETWEQVKQAKENILTMINKAYHALATPQQARGTELAKRILETLIADEVDPTTQALLAVKREAAGLF comes from the coding sequence ATGGACACCACCGCGTACATTTTCGATTTGCTCAAGATCATCCTGCCGGCTCTTATCGTGGCTGGCTCCCTGTTTTACCTGATTCAGAACTACCTGGAAAAGGAGCAGCAGCGCCGCCTGATTGAGTTGCGCCTGGAGAACTCCAAAACCACGCTGCCCCTGCGCCTGCAAGCCTATGAGCGGGTAACCTTGCTGCTGGAGCGCATCACGCCCAACAACCTGCTGGTGCGCCTGAGCAGCTCGGGCCAGACGGCCTCGGAGTACCATCGGGTGCTGCTCACCGAAATCCGGGCCGAGTTTGAGCACAACCTCAGCCAGCAGCTTTACATGAGCCCCGAAACCTGGGAGCAGGTGAAGCAGGCCAAGGAAAACATCCTGACGATGATCAACAAGGCCTACCACGCCCTGGCCACGCCCCAGCAGGCCCGCGGTACCGAGCTGGCCAAGCGCATCCTCGAAACCCTCATTGCCGACGAAGTAGACCCCACCACCCAGGCCCTGCTGGCCGTGAAGCGCGAGGCCGCGGGGTTGTTCTGA
- a CDS encoding HesB/IscA family protein, whose amino-acid sequence MATAVSTKTAPITLTPGALVEVRNIIEDKKVPTEYGLRIGVQGGGCSGMSYLLGFDKPKDNDEVYDLDGLKLIMDKKHAMYVLGMEVDFQDGLNARGFVFNNPQAKSTCGCGSSFSA is encoded by the coding sequence ATGGCAACGGCCGTTTCAACTAAAACTGCTCCCATCACCCTCACTCCCGGGGCCTTGGTTGAGGTACGAAATATCATCGAGGACAAGAAAGTGCCGACCGAGTACGGGCTGCGCATCGGGGTGCAGGGCGGCGGCTGTTCGGGCATGAGCTACCTGCTCGGCTTCGACAAGCCCAAGGACAACGACGAGGTCTACGACCTCGACGGCCTGAAGCTCATCATGGATAAAAAGCACGCCATGTACGTGCTGGGCATGGAAGTCGACTTCCAGGACGGCCTCAACGCCCGGGGTTTCGTGTTCAACAACCCCCAGGCCAAAAGCACCTGCGGCTGCGGCTCGTCGTTTTCGGCGTAG
- a CDS encoding GNAT family N-acetyltransferase, with protein sequence MHYRPATLADIPQLSLVRLAVRENRLSDPARVTPADYVDYLTRRGRGWLCETAEGTVVGFAIADLQDHSVWALFVHPDHEGQGIGKHLHDQLLTWYFRQTPHPIWLSTAPGTRAEAFYRRQGWHETGRTTSGEVRFERGEGPKE encoded by the coding sequence ATGCACTACCGCCCGGCCACTCTTGCCGATATACCCCAGCTGAGCCTCGTGCGGCTGGCCGTGCGCGAAAACCGCCTGTCGGACCCCGCCCGCGTGACGCCCGCTGATTACGTCGACTACCTCACCCGGCGCGGCCGGGGCTGGCTCTGCGAAACGGCTGAAGGCACAGTAGTCGGTTTCGCCATTGCCGACTTGCAGGACCACAGCGTCTGGGCCCTGTTCGTGCACCCCGACCACGAAGGCCAGGGCATCGGCAAGCACCTCCACGACCAGCTGCTGACCTGGTATTTCCGGCAAACCCCGCATCCTATCTGGCTCAGCACCGCCCCCGGCACCCGCGCCGAGGCGTTTTACCGCCGCCAGGGCTGGCACGAAACCGGCCGGACCACGAGCGGGGAGGTGCGGTTTGAAAGGGGAGAGGGGCCGAAAGAATAA